Proteins co-encoded in one Kribbella qitaiheensis genomic window:
- a CDS encoding SDR family oxidoreductase, with protein MTILVTGGTGTLGKLVLPQLKAAGYDVRVLSRRGGVSGDGVEHVQGDLLKGEGIALDGVDIVVHLAGGAKGDALAAENLARAAAAAGVGHLVHISVIGADKMPIGYFREKSGAEKAVRESGVPWTILRAAQFNSLTYAVAQKMGGLPIVPAPGGLRFQPVDERDVADRIVELALGEPAGAVPDLAGPTVYDLRELVDGYLHAQGKRRPKLPIRLPGKVGRAYRNADNLTLTGATIGKHTWEDYLVLRAAGDPKP; from the coding sequence ATGACGATTCTGGTGACCGGTGGGACCGGGACGCTGGGCAAGCTGGTGCTGCCGCAGTTGAAGGCCGCGGGGTACGACGTACGCGTGCTGAGCCGGCGCGGTGGAGTGAGCGGCGACGGCGTCGAGCACGTCCAAGGCGATCTACTCAAGGGTGAGGGGATCGCGCTCGACGGCGTCGACATCGTGGTTCACCTGGCCGGTGGCGCCAAGGGCGACGCGCTCGCGGCGGAGAACCTGGCCCGGGCAGCCGCGGCAGCCGGAGTAGGGCATCTCGTGCACATCTCCGTGATCGGCGCGGACAAGATGCCGATCGGCTACTTCCGGGAGAAGTCCGGCGCCGAGAAGGCCGTCCGGGAGTCGGGAGTGCCGTGGACGATCCTGCGCGCGGCCCAGTTCAACAGCCTGACCTACGCGGTGGCGCAGAAGATGGGCGGCCTGCCGATCGTGCCGGCGCCGGGCGGTCTGCGGTTCCAGCCGGTCGACGAGCGCGACGTCGCGGACCGCATCGTCGAGCTCGCGCTGGGAGAACCGGCAGGCGCCGTACCGGACCTCGCCGGACCGACCGTCTACGACCTGCGCGAGCTCGTCGACGGCTATCTGCACGCCCAGGGCAAGCGCCGCCCGAAGCTCCCGATCCGCCTCCCCGGCAAGGTCGGCCGCGCCTACCGCAACGCCGACAACCTCACCCTCACCGGCGCCACCATCGGCAAGCACACCTGGGAGGACTACCTGGTACTACGCGCCGCGGGCGACCCGAAACCCTAG
- a CDS encoding formylglycine-generating enzyme family protein translates to MRLDLSIGLIGIPAGEIELRDEGSRTNWRSDVPAYRLAARPVTRALYCAVTGQPDPVDPQLPVTDVSWLDAVRFCNDLSRVEGIEPAYGIGDDRDGLDVVCDWEADGYRLPSEAEWEYACRAGSTAVRYGELDEIAWYRENSGGQVHAAGTKLPNAWGLYDTIGNVWEWCWDHFDPKVYGPYRVFRGGGAYDEPRACRASCRRKSHPTFHIDDLGFRVARGA, encoded by the coding sequence GTGAGACTGGATCTGTCGATCGGCCTGATCGGCATCCCCGCCGGTGAGATCGAGTTGCGGGACGAAGGCAGTCGGACGAACTGGCGGTCCGACGTACCGGCGTACCGGCTCGCAGCACGTCCGGTCACCCGTGCCTTGTACTGCGCTGTCACAGGTCAACCGGATCCGGTCGATCCGCAGCTACCCGTGACGGATGTGTCCTGGCTGGACGCCGTCCGGTTCTGCAACGACCTGTCGCGAGTAGAGGGAATCGAACCCGCCTATGGCATCGGCGACGATCGCGACGGGCTCGACGTCGTCTGCGACTGGGAAGCCGATGGGTACCGCTTGCCGTCCGAGGCGGAGTGGGAGTACGCCTGCCGGGCCGGAAGCACGGCCGTACGGTACGGCGAGTTGGACGAGATCGCCTGGTATCGGGAGAACTCCGGCGGGCAGGTCCACGCTGCCGGGACCAAGCTGCCGAATGCGTGGGGGCTGTACGACACCATCGGGAACGTGTGGGAATGGTGTTGGGATCATTTCGATCCCAAGGTGTACGGCCCGTATCGGGTGTTTCGGGGCGGTGGCGCTTATGACGAACCACGGGCTTGCCGGGCGTCGTGCCGGCGGAAGAGCCATCCGACCTTCCACATCGACGATCTAGGGTTTCGGGTCGCCCGCGGCGCGTAG
- a CDS encoding class I SAM-dependent methyltransferase — MKPSAHAVSQYAETTENLAARIALHAYSTNPQDWFAWLKERLPLQGDVLEVGAGTGKLWSEIDHVALGLRLTLVDFSPAMCAELQKVPAAEVHEASALELPFEDGSFDTVIANHMLYHVDDPARALREFARVLRPGGKLAVAVNGGTHMAELFALTSVIGHPELARGLTMNDFTAEAGPGYIARYFSDVEVERYPSDLAVPSADPILAYLASLIGSPLTPTQEAAARAEIQPTIDATGTYPIRKHTVLITATSPV, encoded by the coding sequence ATGAAGCCCTCGGCGCACGCTGTCAGCCAATACGCGGAGACCACCGAAAATCTTGCGGCGCGGATCGCGCTGCACGCCTACAGCACCAACCCGCAGGACTGGTTCGCCTGGCTCAAGGAGCGGCTGCCGCTGCAGGGTGACGTGCTGGAGGTAGGAGCCGGGACCGGCAAGCTGTGGTCGGAGATCGACCACGTGGCGCTCGGTCTCCGGCTCACGCTGGTCGACTTCTCCCCCGCGATGTGCGCAGAACTGCAGAAGGTCCCTGCCGCCGAGGTCCACGAGGCCAGCGCGCTGGAACTGCCCTTCGAAGACGGCAGCTTCGACACAGTGATCGCCAACCACATGCTGTACCACGTGGACGATCCGGCTCGTGCCCTGCGCGAGTTCGCCCGCGTACTGCGCCCTGGCGGCAAGCTGGCCGTCGCCGTCAACGGCGGCACCCACATGGCCGAACTCTTCGCCCTCACGTCCGTCATCGGCCACCCCGAGCTCGCCCGCGGCCTGACCATGAACGACTTCACCGCCGAGGCCGGCCCCGGCTACATCGCCCGCTACTTCTCCGACGTCGAGGTCGAGCGCTACCCGTCGGACCTCGCCGTACCGAGCGCGGACCCGATCCTCGCCTACCTCGCCAGCCTCATCGGCAGCCCGCTCACCCCGACCCAGGAAGCCGCCGCCCGCGCCGAGATCCAGCCCACGATCGACGCCACCGGCACCTACCCGATCCGCAAGCACACGGTCCTGATCACCGCCACCAGCCCGGTCTGA
- a CDS encoding PQQ-dependent sugar dehydrogenase, protein MTPRSVWRAVISGSATLAVVLALAPTTPQSATAAEPRTVAAPAAATDYQAEDATISQGVVESNHAGYTGSGFVNYDNLVGSYVEWTITAPGGPADVTLRYANGTTATRPLDFTVNGVAGAVGITFPGTGDWTSWQTKTMRLTLAAGTNKIRARATTADGGPNADKLTVTPTTDDPQPPSAPSNLAVSNIKSNAATFSWTAATDNVGVVRYEINRGGNVLKVVDANTLTATVDTLTSNTAYDVSVGAFDAAGNASQQSNVVTFTTPTSGDTQPPTVPGNLRSTSVSSNSVSLAWNASTDNSGAIAGYDVYQGSTKVSTTSSLTSTITNLTANTAYTFTVKARDPDGNVSGPSNAVSVRTASTGTGGIPQYEKDIARVDLGWSVAFLPDNSGSALVTERDRFEVLLVTAAGQKTTLGKVPGVVTTTGEGGLLGLALSPNFPTDHWVYFYHTAANDNRIVRMKYENGVLASTSEPVLTGLAKNRYHNGGRLRFGPDGKLYATVGDAKNSGNSQNKASLNGKILRMNPDGTPPSDNPFFSTGGNARYVYSYGHRNPQGLAWDSHGQLWAAEFGENSQDELNLIQKGGNYGWPACEGTIGDCGGYIAPKRTWSTSQAGPSGVEIVNDWIYIAGVTGQQLWVTQINSAGTGVGTPQAVFSGRWGRLRSVTKTPDGALWVTSTNNDMNGGSPSTIDNYIVRLKFPTP, encoded by the coding sequence GTGACACCTCGATCGGTCTGGCGTGCCGTCATCTCCGGCTCGGCCACCCTCGCAGTCGTCCTCGCGCTCGCGCCCACCACCCCGCAATCGGCAACCGCCGCCGAGCCCAGAACCGTCGCGGCGCCCGCGGCGGCGACCGACTATCAGGCCGAAGACGCCACGATCTCCCAAGGTGTCGTCGAGTCGAACCACGCCGGGTACACCGGCAGCGGGTTCGTCAACTACGACAACCTCGTCGGCAGCTACGTCGAGTGGACGATCACGGCACCCGGCGGACCGGCCGACGTCACCCTTCGCTACGCCAACGGGACCACCGCCACCCGGCCGCTCGACTTCACCGTGAACGGTGTGGCCGGCGCCGTCGGCATCACCTTCCCCGGCACCGGCGACTGGACCAGCTGGCAGACCAAGACCATGCGGCTCACCCTCGCCGCCGGCACCAACAAGATCCGCGCCCGCGCGACCACGGCCGACGGCGGCCCGAACGCAGACAAGCTGACCGTCACCCCGACCACCGACGACCCCCAGCCGCCGTCCGCGCCCTCGAACCTTGCCGTCAGCAACATCAAGTCGAACGCGGCGACCTTCAGCTGGACCGCGGCGACCGACAACGTCGGCGTCGTCCGGTACGAGATCAACCGCGGCGGCAACGTCCTCAAGGTGGTCGACGCGAACACCTTGACCGCCACCGTGGACACGCTCACCTCCAACACCGCGTACGACGTGTCGGTCGGTGCGTTCGATGCCGCCGGCAACGCTTCGCAGCAGAGCAACGTGGTCACCTTCACCACCCCGACCAGTGGCGACACCCAGCCGCCAACGGTGCCCGGCAACCTTCGCAGTACGAGTGTGAGCTCGAACAGCGTTTCCCTTGCCTGGAACGCGTCCACGGACAACAGCGGCGCCATCGCCGGGTACGACGTCTACCAGGGATCCACCAAGGTCTCGACCACGTCCTCGCTGACCTCGACGATCACCAACCTGACGGCGAACACCGCCTACACGTTCACCGTCAAGGCCCGCGACCCCGACGGCAACGTGTCCGGCCCGAGCAACGCGGTGTCGGTCCGGACCGCCAGTACGGGCACCGGCGGGATCCCGCAGTACGAGAAGGACATCGCGCGGGTGGACCTCGGTTGGAGCGTCGCGTTCCTGCCGGACAATTCGGGGTCGGCACTCGTCACCGAGCGGGACCGGTTCGAAGTACTGCTGGTGACGGCGGCGGGTCAGAAAACCACGCTGGGCAAGGTTCCTGGTGTCGTCACGACCACTGGGGAAGGCGGTTTGCTCGGCCTCGCGCTGTCGCCGAACTTCCCCACCGACCACTGGGTGTACTTCTACCACACGGCCGCGAACGACAACCGGATCGTGCGGATGAAGTACGAGAACGGTGTACTCGCCTCGACCTCGGAGCCGGTACTGACCGGGCTGGCGAAGAACCGGTACCACAACGGCGGCCGGCTGCGGTTCGGCCCGGACGGCAAGCTGTACGCGACCGTCGGCGACGCCAAGAACAGCGGCAACTCGCAGAACAAGGCCTCGCTGAACGGCAAGATCCTGCGGATGAACCCGGACGGTACGCCGCCGAGCGACAACCCGTTCTTCAGCACCGGCGGTAACGCCCGCTACGTCTACAGCTACGGCCATCGCAACCCCCAAGGCCTGGCCTGGGACTCCCACGGCCAGCTCTGGGCGGCCGAGTTCGGCGAGAACAGCCAGGACGAGCTCAACCTGATCCAGAAGGGCGGCAACTACGGCTGGCCCGCTTGTGAGGGCACCATCGGTGACTGCGGCGGGTACATCGCGCCGAAGCGCACCTGGTCGACCTCGCAGGCCGGACCGAGCGGCGTGGAGATCGTCAACGACTGGATCTACATCGCCGGCGTCACCGGTCAGCAGCTGTGGGTCACCCAGATCAACTCCGCCGGCACCGGCGTCGGCACCCCCCAGGCCGTCTTCTCCGGCCGCTGGGGCCGCCTGCGCAGTGTCACCAAGACACCCGACGGAGCCCTCTGGGTCACCTCCACGAACAACGACATGAACGGCGGCTCCCCCAGCACCATCGACAACTACATAGTCCGGCTCAAGTTCCCCACTCCCTGA
- a CDS encoding zinc-binding dehydrogenase: MGHAAIQLARWAGATVIATVSTAEKAAYPTAAGAQYVVNYRDADAAEQIRSHAPDGVDIVVEVAIGANQELDLAVLRPRGTIAVYANNGDQPFEVDIRANMGLNARYQFVLLYSVGWHLLKTAAEDINAAIAAGALPVGDQAGLPLHHFTLDQTAAAHEAVESGATGKVLITVSQS; this comes from the coding sequence GTGGGCCACGCGGCGATCCAGCTCGCACGCTGGGCCGGCGCCACAGTCATCGCGACCGTGAGTACTGCGGAGAAGGCGGCCTACCCGACCGCCGCAGGCGCGCAGTACGTCGTCAACTACCGGGACGCGGACGCGGCGGAGCAGATCCGCTCGCACGCGCCCGACGGCGTCGACATCGTCGTGGAGGTCGCGATCGGGGCGAACCAGGAGCTCGACCTCGCCGTACTACGGCCGCGCGGCACGATCGCGGTCTACGCGAACAACGGCGACCAGCCGTTCGAGGTCGACATCCGCGCGAACATGGGCCTGAACGCCCGCTACCAGTTCGTCCTGCTCTACTCAGTGGGTTGGCACCTGCTCAAGACCGCCGCCGAAGACATCAACGCCGCCATCGCGGCCGGCGCACTCCCCGTCGGCGACCAGGCAGGCCTCCCGCTCCACCACTTCACCCTGGACCAGACCGCGGCGGCTCACGAGGCCGTCGAATCCGGCGCCACCGGCAAGGTCCTGATCACCGTCTCCCAGTCGTAG
- a CDS encoding alcohol dehydrogenase catalytic domain-containing protein — MKAIVHDQHGAADSVLRLVDREVAEPGGGEVRIRVVVSGVNPTDWKARTGMYGGEPAAESVPNQDGAGVIDAVGADVEGVAVGDRVWLSLAAFQRPGSGTAQEYTVVPVDRVFPLPEGADFDLGASIGSLRSRRTGH; from the coding sequence ATGAAGGCAATCGTTCATGATCAGCACGGCGCCGCCGACTCTGTCCTTCGGCTGGTGGATCGGGAGGTTGCCGAGCCCGGCGGCGGCGAGGTGCGGATCCGGGTGGTGGTTTCAGGCGTGAACCCGACCGACTGGAAGGCGCGCACCGGCATGTACGGCGGCGAGCCTGCGGCCGAGTCGGTGCCGAACCAGGACGGCGCGGGCGTGATCGACGCCGTCGGAGCCGACGTCGAAGGTGTAGCGGTCGGAGACCGGGTCTGGCTTTCGCTGGCCGCGTTCCAGCGACCTGGCAGCGGTACCGCGCAGGAGTACACCGTCGTACCGGTCGACCGGGTCTTCCCGTTGCCCGAGGGGGCCGACTTCGATCTCGGCGCGAGCATCGGGTCCCTGCGATCACGGCGCACCGGGCACTGA
- a CDS encoding DUF6458 family protein, giving the protein MGIGAGVFLLAVGGILAFAVSDRISGVDLTVVGYILMGAGALGLALVLLLNGQRSRSSHTTVVEERRDPRDPRI; this is encoded by the coding sequence ATGGGAATCGGTGCAGGAGTTTTCTTGCTGGCGGTCGGCGGCATCCTCGCGTTCGCCGTATCGGACCGGATCAGCGGCGTCGACCTGACCGTGGTCGGCTACATCCTGATGGGCGCCGGCGCACTCGGACTAGCGCTGGTCCTCCTGCTCAACGGCCAGCGCTCGCGCAGCTCGCACACCACCGTCGTCGAGGAGCGCCGCGACCCCCGCGACCCCCGCATCTGA
- a CDS encoding TerC/Alx family metal homeostasis membrane protein, with the protein MSPTVWILTIVGLLAIVAFDLVVIARRKHSVTIKDATRWVLFYIGLAALFAVGLFVFSPGASGGEFVAGYITEYSLSVDNLFVFVIIMARFAVPTLAQDKVLYIGIVVSMLLRAVFILAGAAAISAASWVFYIFGAFLVYTAVRLALEGENDDTDFQENVVIRGMRRILPLQHDYDGASLVTRTDGRRMLTPLVVVIAAIGMANVIFALDSIPAIFGLTQDAYIVLTANAFALMGLRQLYFLIGGLLERVIYLNVGLSVILAFIGVKLIIEALHGSHIDDIGAIHLPHIGIATSLGFIAGTLFVTTVASLVKSGRDRRRVEVETD; encoded by the coding sequence ATGTCCCCGACCGTCTGGATCCTCACGATCGTCGGTCTGCTGGCGATCGTCGCCTTCGACCTGGTTGTGATCGCGCGCCGCAAGCACAGCGTGACGATCAAGGACGCCACCCGCTGGGTACTGTTCTACATCGGTCTGGCCGCGTTGTTCGCGGTCGGCCTGTTCGTCTTCAGTCCCGGTGCGTCCGGCGGCGAGTTCGTGGCCGGCTACATCACGGAGTACAGCCTCAGCGTCGACAACCTGTTCGTCTTCGTCATCATCATGGCGAGGTTCGCGGTCCCGACGCTGGCGCAGGACAAGGTGCTGTACATCGGCATCGTGGTCTCGATGCTGCTCCGCGCGGTGTTCATCCTGGCCGGCGCGGCGGCGATCTCGGCGGCGAGCTGGGTGTTCTACATCTTCGGCGCGTTCCTGGTCTACACCGCGGTCCGGCTGGCGCTCGAGGGTGAGAACGACGACACCGACTTCCAGGAGAACGTCGTGATCCGCGGGATGCGCCGGATCCTGCCGCTGCAGCACGACTACGACGGTGCCAGCCTGGTCACCAGGACCGACGGACGCCGGATGCTCACGCCGCTGGTGGTCGTGATCGCCGCGATCGGGATGGCGAATGTGATCTTCGCGCTCGACTCCATCCCGGCCATCTTCGGTCTCACCCAGGACGCGTACATCGTGCTGACCGCGAACGCCTTCGCGCTGATGGGCCTGCGCCAGCTGTACTTCCTGATCGGCGGGCTGCTGGAGCGGGTCATCTACCTGAACGTCGGGCTGTCGGTGATCCTCGCCTTCATCGGCGTGAAGCTGATCATCGAGGCCTTGCACGGTTCGCACATCGACGACATCGGTGCGATCCACCTGCCGCACATCGGCATCGCCACCTCACTCGGCTTCATCGCCGGCACCCTGTTCGTCACCACGGTCGCCAGCCTGGTCAAGTCCGGCCGCGACCGCCGCCGCGTCGAGGTCGAGACCGACTGA
- a CDS encoding MFS transporter, which produces MSLPAYRAADPVRTYYAFRGGWAFFAGLAFTLSMVYFVKDVGLSPLQMVLVGTVLEIACFAFEIPTGIVADLYSRRLSVIIGFMLIGAGLLLQGLIPAFLAVLIAQLLWGLGYTFTSGADQAWITDEVGEEEVGKVFVRAQQIDLASKIGGTVVAGLLGLVSLSLPMKLSGIGVILMAGVLAVVMREDNFHPTPKAERETFRNMSETFKAGLAVARTRAVVRNLALISLISGLSSEAFDRLWSVKILTGFSFPTVFGTSDPAVWFTVLALVGTFLSLVASLLVNKISPDRMSAQHPSGLLAVLSVFQVAGVIGFAQAGHLWLALAAMWVCRIAETIAYPVESAWLNRNVDSRSRATVISMVSQSNAIGQVIGGPPLGALAGRTSLRTALVVSGLILTPIPPLYLRVSRSRPRRGGGRGRT; this is translated from the coding sequence ATGTCTTTGCCTGCCTACCGGGCCGCTGATCCGGTCCGTACCTATTACGCCTTCCGGGGCGGGTGGGCCTTCTTCGCCGGACTGGCCTTCACGCTCAGCATGGTCTACTTCGTCAAGGACGTGGGCCTGAGCCCACTGCAGATGGTCCTGGTCGGGACTGTCCTCGAGATCGCCTGTTTCGCGTTCGAGATCCCGACCGGCATCGTTGCCGACCTGTACAGCCGCCGGCTGTCGGTCATCATCGGCTTCATGCTGATCGGAGCCGGCTTGCTGCTCCAAGGTCTGATCCCGGCCTTCCTCGCGGTACTCATCGCCCAACTCCTGTGGGGATTGGGCTACACCTTCACCTCCGGCGCCGACCAGGCCTGGATCACCGACGAGGTCGGCGAGGAGGAGGTCGGGAAGGTGTTCGTCCGGGCCCAGCAGATCGACCTGGCCAGCAAGATCGGCGGCACAGTGGTCGCCGGCCTGCTCGGGTTGGTCAGCTTGTCGCTGCCGATGAAGCTGTCCGGGATCGGTGTGATCCTGATGGCCGGCGTGCTGGCGGTGGTCATGCGGGAGGACAACTTCCACCCGACCCCGAAGGCGGAGCGGGAGACGTTCCGGAACATGAGCGAGACGTTCAAGGCCGGGCTGGCCGTCGCCCGGACCCGCGCGGTGGTCCGGAATCTCGCGCTGATCAGTCTGATCTCGGGGCTGTCCAGCGAGGCGTTCGACCGGTTGTGGTCGGTGAAGATCCTCACCGGCTTCAGCTTCCCGACGGTGTTCGGGACGTCGGATCCGGCGGTCTGGTTCACCGTGCTCGCGCTGGTCGGGACCTTCCTGTCGCTGGTGGCCTCGCTGCTGGTGAACAAGATCTCGCCCGACCGGATGAGTGCGCAGCACCCGAGCGGTCTGCTTGCCGTGCTCAGTGTGTTCCAGGTGGCCGGCGTGATCGGCTTCGCGCAGGCGGGTCACCTCTGGCTCGCGCTGGCGGCGATGTGGGTCTGCCGGATCGCCGAGACCATCGCCTACCCGGTCGAGTCCGCTTGGCTGAACCGCAATGTGGACTCGCGATCGCGGGCGACGGTGATCTCGATGGTGTCCCAGTCGAACGCGATCGGCCAGGTCATCGGCGGACCTCCGCTCGGCGCCCTGGCGGGCCGCACCTCACTCCGTACTGCGTTGGTCGTGTCCGGCCTGATCCTGACCCCGATCCCGCCCCTCTATCTGCGGGTCAGTCGGTCTCGACCTCGACGCGGCGGCGGTCGCGGCCGGACTTGA
- a CDS encoding collagen-like protein, with amino-acid sequence MSVKMGRIGVAGLAVGAVLLGTTGSATAVVAPGQQAAATPPAPNSITGAMVKDGTLYAVDIAPAVVAWFTTIYDNSVTSGSVKDGTLVLNDFSAGVKVALKGDPGAAGPAGTTGAVGPTGETGPQGPAGVWSGAHWGTVLRNTIGAGSAEMRPTSTLAPVGVGALELNTGTSTDKAAFGNEVDFVGDQVSAITALGFTVYTTGENNARATNNMPSISFEINPNLAASTRTYSSMVFAPNNTAPGAWTALDARDDSLGKVWGLTGADMPCNINGARCTWTELQAALNDGGPGATVYSLSITKGRDFEFHGAADKLVYNGNVFDFEPTGVK; translated from the coding sequence ATGAGTGTCAAAATGGGGCGTATCGGAGTGGCAGGTCTCGCCGTCGGGGCAGTCTTGCTGGGTACGACGGGATCGGCCACGGCAGTCGTGGCACCGGGTCAGCAGGCGGCCGCGACCCCGCCCGCTCCGAACAGCATCACCGGCGCGATGGTGAAGGACGGCACGCTGTACGCCGTCGACATCGCGCCGGCGGTGGTCGCGTGGTTCACCACGATCTACGACAACTCGGTGACCAGTGGCAGCGTGAAGGACGGAACGCTGGTGCTGAACGACTTCTCGGCCGGAGTGAAAGTCGCTCTCAAGGGTGACCCGGGCGCCGCCGGCCCAGCCGGCACCACCGGTGCGGTCGGTCCCACGGGTGAAACCGGTCCGCAAGGCCCTGCCGGGGTCTGGTCGGGAGCGCACTGGGGCACCGTCCTGCGGAATACGATCGGCGCGGGGAGCGCCGAGATGAGGCCGACCTCGACGCTCGCACCGGTAGGCGTCGGAGCATTGGAGCTGAACACCGGCACGTCCACGGACAAAGCCGCCTTCGGCAACGAGGTCGACTTCGTCGGTGACCAGGTGAGTGCCATCACGGCTCTCGGGTTCACGGTCTACACGACCGGAGAGAACAACGCGCGGGCGACGAACAACATGCCGTCCATCTCGTTCGAGATCAATCCGAATCTGGCGGCCTCGACCAGGACCTACTCCTCGATGGTCTTCGCGCCGAACAACACCGCGCCCGGGGCCTGGACCGCGCTCGACGCCAGAGACGACAGCCTCGGCAAGGTCTGGGGGCTCACCGGCGCTGACATGCCGTGCAACATCAACGGCGCCAGGTGTACCTGGACGGAACTCCAGGCGGCACTGAATGACGGTGGACCCGGCGCGACCGTGTACTCCTTGTCCATCACCAAGGGACGCGATTTCGAGTTCCACGGCGCCGCCGACAAGCTCGTCTACAACGGCAACGTCTTCGACTTCGAACCGACCGGCGTCAAGTGA
- a CDS encoding PaaI family thioesterase produces the protein MDEQTFRWVDPAQVLADTVKLSGLEYVQGLQDGTVPPPPIAVLMQFSAFEVEFGKVVFGCQPSHAHYNPIGMVHGGLVCTLLDTVTGCAAHTTLPAGVGYTSVEIKVNYLRPVLADTGLLKSTGHVIKGGNRVIFAEGNVTNSAGDLVATATSTLLVRSAR, from the coding sequence ATGGATGAGCAGACCTTCCGGTGGGTCGATCCGGCCCAGGTACTGGCGGACACCGTGAAGTTGAGCGGACTAGAGTACGTGCAAGGGCTCCAGGACGGAACTGTGCCGCCACCACCCATCGCCGTACTGATGCAGTTCTCGGCTTTTGAGGTCGAGTTCGGCAAGGTGGTGTTCGGCTGCCAGCCGTCCCACGCCCACTACAACCCGATCGGAATGGTGCACGGCGGTCTGGTCTGCACCTTGCTCGACACCGTGACCGGCTGCGCCGCGCACACCACGCTACCGGCCGGAGTGGGCTACACCTCGGTCGAGATCAAGGTGAACTACCTGCGCCCGGTCCTCGCCGACACCGGCTTGCTGAAAAGCACGGGTCACGTGATCAAAGGCGGCAACCGGGTGATATTTGCCGAGGGCAACGTCACCAACAGCGCCGGCGACCTGGTGGCGACAGCAACCAGCACCTTGCTGGTGCGCTCCGCCCGCTGA
- a CDS encoding endonuclease/exonuclease/phosphatase family protein, producing MFGNAVIPGKGGGAHDLRVLSHNVDAANPDPAKTAQELIAADADVIALEEITSADLKVYKSQFAAKYPHVVARGTVALWSKYPVEESESVDVGFAWTRALRAEVSTPQGKVAFYVAHLASVRVGTSGFTSNQRNETIKQLGQQIAQEKLAGVVVMGDFNGTANDRSLAPITVGLRSAQGAAGFGFGFTWPAKFPMARIDHIMVRGVVPTKAWVMPPTGSDHRPVVAEIRI from the coding sequence ATGTTCGGGAACGCCGTGATCCCAGGCAAGGGCGGTGGCGCCCACGATCTGCGGGTGCTGTCGCACAACGTCGACGCGGCCAACCCGGATCCGGCCAAGACGGCACAGGAGCTGATCGCGGCCGACGCGGACGTGATCGCGCTGGAAGAGATCACCTCGGCGGACCTGAAGGTCTACAAGTCGCAATTCGCCGCGAAGTACCCGCACGTCGTCGCCCGCGGCACGGTGGCGCTGTGGTCGAAGTACCCGGTGGAGGAGAGCGAGTCGGTCGACGTCGGCTTCGCCTGGACCAGAGCACTGCGAGCGGAGGTCAGTACGCCGCAGGGCAAGGTGGCCTTCTACGTCGCGCATCTCGCGTCGGTCCGGGTCGGCACGAGCGGGTTCACCTCGAACCAGCGCAACGAGACGATCAAGCAACTCGGTCAGCAGATCGCCCAGGAGAAGCTCGCCGGGGTGGTGGTGATGGGCGACTTCAACGGCACGGCGAACGACCGCAGCCTGGCCCCGATCACCGTCGGTCTCCGCTCGGCCCAGGGCGCGGCCGGCTTCGGTTTCGGCTTCACCTGGCCCGCCAAGTTCCCGATGGCCCGGATCGACCACATCATGGTCCGCGGTGTCGTCCCGACCAAGGCCTGGGTAATGCCCCCCACCGGCAGCGACCACCGCCCAGTAGTCGCAGAGATCAGGATTTAG